The DNA region GTAAATAATCTATCTTATCCTGTTTATTATTCTTCTAAATATTCCCATAATCTTAAAGTACTCGGCATCTGTTATATTTGATCTTGCGGCAATGCGCCTTGCCATAACAGAGAGTTTATCGACCTTTGGCTTTTCATAGCCCAAAAGGTTAAGAAGCTCCTCAAAGCGGTTTATCATTATATTGAAATGCTCAGGGCTTATATAATTGTTTGATTCTATTATATTTCCGGAGTAAACCCTTTTAATCATCTCGTATAATATTATTGCAACGGCATGTGATAGATTATAAACAGGGTACTCAGGATTACCTATAATTTTTATGAAAAAATTGCATTTTGATAATTCATAGTTATTCAATCCATTGTCCTCCCTGCCAAAGACCAGGGCAACACGTTTTCCATTTAAACCGTAATTGTCCCAGAAGTATTCAGGCGATACAGGAACCCTTGAAAATTTATTTCCTGATTTTGAGACATCCGATGTGCCGGCTATTATATCAAAGCCGGAAACAGCATCATCGAAGCTATTGTATATTCTGGCATTATCAAGTATGTACAACCCGTGCATTGCACGCCTTCTGGCATCCTCATCGATAGGCGTCTTTACTATCCTTAAATCTGTTAAACCGCTGTTCGCCATTGATCTGGCAACCGCACCGATGTTCCCCTGGTACTTTGGTTCGACAAGGACAACAGAGATTAATTTATTTACTTCCATTTACTGCGTTTCTTTTACATTGTTTTCATTGTTCTCTGGCTTTTCACTGTTCTCTGTTTTTTCACTGTTTTTCTGTTCCTCTGGTTTCTCCTCTTTCTTCTCCTCTTTTTTGTAGAACTCCTTTATGTAAACATCGTAATCCGGCAAATATTTCCTTATATCATTTACAAGACGGTACTTTGCATCGACCCAGTAGGCATCGAACTTTGCGTTCTCCGGTATTGTTATCTCTATATTTTCATTTATTTTAACATCAAACTCGCTTGAATCATTGTAATCCATGTCTATTAATGCCTTTACCTTTTCAACTGGGTCTGTAACAACCTTTTTCACCTCGTATTTATAGTAAATGTCCTTGCCGGCCAGCTCGTGATTGTAATCTATTAAAACCCTGCCTGGTGTGACCGTTATTACCTTTCCTATCTTGTTTCCGATGTTTACCTGCTGTCCAACCTCCGGATTTATGTTGTTTTTCTGGAACTCCCTCATGGGAACGACCTTTATGTTCTTTGGATCCCTCTCTCCATAGGCGTCCTTTGCAGGAACAACCACCTCGTACTCCTTTCCAACCTCTGC from Picrophilus oshimae DSM 9789 includes:
- a CDS encoding RNA methyltransferase, producing MEVNKLISVVLVEPKYQGNIGAVARSMANSGLTDLRIVKTPIDEDARRRAMHGLYILDNARIYNSFDDAVSGFDIIAGTSDVSKSGNKFSRVPVSPEYFWDNYGLNGKRVALVFGREDNGLNNYELSKCNFFIKIIGNPEYPVYNLSHAVAIILYEMIKRVYSGNIIESNNYISPEHFNIMINRFEELLNLLGYEKPKVDKLSVMARRIAARSNITDAEYFKIMGIFRRIINRIR
- a CDS encoding FKBP-type peptidyl-prolyl cis-trans isomerase; this translates as MNNGDFIEISFEMRAGADKKLISTSKEELAKENNIYDEKKKYRDIVMIVGQDGLFKEINESFLNAEVGKEYEVVVPAKDAYGERDPKNIKVVPMREFQKNNINPEVGQQVNIGNKIGKVITVTPGRVLIDYNHELAGKDIYYKYEVKKVVTDPVEKVKALIDMDYNDSSEFDVKINENIEITIPENAKFDAYWVDAKYRLVNDIRKYLPDYDVYIKEFYKKEEKKEEKPEEQKNSEKTENSEKPENNENNVKETQ